Proteins encoded by one window of Rutidosis leptorrhynchoides isolate AG116_Rl617_1_P2 chromosome 7, CSIRO_AGI_Rlap_v1, whole genome shotgun sequence:
- the LOC139857326 gene encoding F-box/FBD/LRR-repeat protein At1g13570-like isoform X1 translates to MIQCPAMNAQQRLLLDGTVSTLPSDIIENILWRLPTKEIVRTSILSKEWRYNWTKIPKVVFIERLFDKLTDENQLPLTGERRNTRRRCKFFNAIYQFLLVHQGPIVDFTFSTMPLVQYGHCVEIDQILLNLSRKNNVRKLCFSSLCELPSSIFSFHQLTHLYLSRCRINHLPTFNGFGSLTNLCLGYIEYIPKRTLMHILSNNRLLKSFTILLQLTSGNNIAVHDGEYGTFNELFQCLPVIQHLTLCVWDIQYFYTGAVPREVVTTLVHLKYLSLEEMCLYENDWFRFLLLILRSSPNLEKLKLGRISEEERWKYDFNDDIDSVTMQDGLDIWLEHLIELDFAYFDGKKPDLDFVKLILAKSPILKKVILRVYDEDESLKLLEALLPSSCASPTVEIFGYWEN, encoded by the exons ATGATTCAGTGTCCCGCGATGAATGCTCAACAACGTTTATTATTAGATGGAACAGTCAGCACCCTTCCTTCAGACATAATTGAAAACATCTTGTGGCGTCTACCAACAAAAGAGATTGTAAGGACAAGTATCCTCTCTAAGGAATGGAGATACAATTGGACCAAAATCCCTAAAGTTGTGTTTATTGAACGTCTGTTTGATAAATTAACTGATGAAAATCAGCTGCCCCTTACCGGTGAAAGGAGAAACACGAGGAGGAGATGTAAATTTTTCAATGCAATATACCAGTTCTTGTTAGTACACCAGGGACCAATAGTTGACTTCACCTTTTCCACGATGCCTTTGGTACAATATGGTCACTGTGTGGAAATCGATCAAATATTACTTAATTTATCACGAAAGAATAATGTTAGGAAACTTTGCTTCAGTTCTCTGTGTGAGCTGCCATCATCCATTTTCTCGTTTCATCAGTTGACACACCTATATCTCTCTCGTTGTAGGATTAACCATCTACCAACATTCAATGGATTTGGTAGCCTTACAAATTTATGCTTGGGGTATATCGAATACATCCCTAAAAGAACACTTATGCACATCTTATCCAATAATCGACTACTTAAAAGCTTCACAATA ttgttGCAGCTTACAAGTGGTAATAATATTGCGGTACATGATGGTGAATATGGAACCTTTAATGAGCTATTTCAGTGCTTACCCGTCATTCAACATCTTACTCTCTGTGTTTGGGACATTCAG TATTTCTACACAGGGGCAGTTCCACGAGAGGTTGTAACTACATTAGTCCATCTCAAATACTTATCCTTAGAAGAGATGTGTTTGTATGAGAATGATTGGTTTCGGTTTCTTCTACTTATACTCAGAAGCTCCCCAAACTTGGAGAAACTTAAACTAGGA AGGATAAGCGAAGAAGAGCGTTGGAAGTACGACTTTAATGATGACATAGACTCTGTTACAATGCAAGATGGTTTGGATATTTGGTTGGAACATTTGATTGAATTAGACTTTGCATATTTTGACGGTAAGAAGCCCGACTTGGACTTTGTGAAGCTTATTTTGGCAAAGTCACCTATTCTCAAGAAGGTCATATTAAGGGTTTACGATGAAGATGAAAGTTTGAAGTTGTTAGAAGCTCTCTTACCCTCTTCATGTGCATCTCCAACGGTTGAAATTTTTGGTTATTGGGAGAATTAA
- the LOC139857326 gene encoding F-box/FBD/LRR-repeat protein At1g13570-like isoform X2 translates to MIQCPAMNAQQRLLLDGTVSTLPSDIIENILWRLPTKEIVRTSILSKEWRYNWTKIPKVVFIERLFDKLTDENQLPLTGERRNTRRRCKFFNAIYQFLLVHQGPIVDFTFSTMPLVQYGHCVEIDQILLNLSRKNNVRKLCFSSLCELPSSIFSFHQLTHLYLSRCRINHLPTFNGFGSLTNLCLGYIEYIPKRTLMHILSNNRLLKSFTILTSGNNIAVHDGEYGTFNELFQCLPVIQHLTLCVWDIQYFYTGAVPREVVTTLVHLKYLSLEEMCLYENDWFRFLLLILRSSPNLEKLKLGRISEEERWKYDFNDDIDSVTMQDGLDIWLEHLIELDFAYFDGKKPDLDFVKLILAKSPILKKVILRVYDEDESLKLLEALLPSSCASPTVEIFGYWEN, encoded by the exons ATGATTCAGTGTCCCGCGATGAATGCTCAACAACGTTTATTATTAGATGGAACAGTCAGCACCCTTCCTTCAGACATAATTGAAAACATCTTGTGGCGTCTACCAACAAAAGAGATTGTAAGGACAAGTATCCTCTCTAAGGAATGGAGATACAATTGGACCAAAATCCCTAAAGTTGTGTTTATTGAACGTCTGTTTGATAAATTAACTGATGAAAATCAGCTGCCCCTTACCGGTGAAAGGAGAAACACGAGGAGGAGATGTAAATTTTTCAATGCAATATACCAGTTCTTGTTAGTACACCAGGGACCAATAGTTGACTTCACCTTTTCCACGATGCCTTTGGTACAATATGGTCACTGTGTGGAAATCGATCAAATATTACTTAATTTATCACGAAAGAATAATGTTAGGAAACTTTGCTTCAGTTCTCTGTGTGAGCTGCCATCATCCATTTTCTCGTTTCATCAGTTGACACACCTATATCTCTCTCGTTGTAGGATTAACCATCTACCAACATTCAATGGATTTGGTAGCCTTACAAATTTATGCTTGGGGTATATCGAATACATCCCTAAAAGAACACTTATGCACATCTTATCCAATAATCGACTACTTAAAAGCTTCACAATA CTTACAAGTGGTAATAATATTGCGGTACATGATGGTGAATATGGAACCTTTAATGAGCTATTTCAGTGCTTACCCGTCATTCAACATCTTACTCTCTGTGTTTGGGACATTCAG TATTTCTACACAGGGGCAGTTCCACGAGAGGTTGTAACTACATTAGTCCATCTCAAATACTTATCCTTAGAAGAGATGTGTTTGTATGAGAATGATTGGTTTCGGTTTCTTCTACTTATACTCAGAAGCTCCCCAAACTTGGAGAAACTTAAACTAGGA AGGATAAGCGAAGAAGAGCGTTGGAAGTACGACTTTAATGATGACATAGACTCTGTTACAATGCAAGATGGTTTGGATATTTGGTTGGAACATTTGATTGAATTAGACTTTGCATATTTTGACGGTAAGAAGCCCGACTTGGACTTTGTGAAGCTTATTTTGGCAAAGTCACCTATTCTCAAGAAGGTCATATTAAGGGTTTACGATGAAGATGAAAGTTTGAAGTTGTTAGAAGCTCTCTTACCCTCTTCATGTGCATCTCCAACGGTTGAAATTTTTGGTTATTGGGAGAATTAA
- the LOC139857326 gene encoding F-box/FBD/LRR-repeat protein At1g13570-like isoform X3 translates to MNAQQRLLLDGTVSTLPSDIIENILWRLPTKEIVRTSILSKEWRYNWTKIPKVVFIERLFDKLTDENQLPLTGERRNTRRRCKFFNAIYQFLLVHQGPIVDFTFSTMPLVQYGHCVEIDQILLNLSRKNNVRKLCFSSLCELPSSIFSFHQLTHLYLSRCRINHLPTFNGFGSLTNLCLGYIEYIPKRTLMHILSNNRLLKSFTILLQLTSGNNIAVHDGEYGTFNELFQCLPVIQHLTLCVWDIQYFYTGAVPREVVTTLVHLKYLSLEEMCLYENDWFRFLLLILRSSPNLEKLKLGRISEEERWKYDFNDDIDSVTMQDGLDIWLEHLIELDFAYFDGKKPDLDFVKLILAKSPILKKVILRVYDEDESLKLLEALLPSSCASPTVEIFGYWEN, encoded by the exons ATGAATGCTCAACAACGTTTATTATTAGATGGAACAGTCAGCACCCTTCCTTCAGACATAATTGAAAACATCTTGTGGCGTCTACCAACAAAAGAGATTGTAAGGACAAGTATCCTCTCTAAGGAATGGAGATACAATTGGACCAAAATCCCTAAAGTTGTGTTTATTGAACGTCTGTTTGATAAATTAACTGATGAAAATCAGCTGCCCCTTACCGGTGAAAGGAGAAACACGAGGAGGAGATGTAAATTTTTCAATGCAATATACCAGTTCTTGTTAGTACACCAGGGACCAATAGTTGACTTCACCTTTTCCACGATGCCTTTGGTACAATATGGTCACTGTGTGGAAATCGATCAAATATTACTTAATTTATCACGAAAGAATAATGTTAGGAAACTTTGCTTCAGTTCTCTGTGTGAGCTGCCATCATCCATTTTCTCGTTTCATCAGTTGACACACCTATATCTCTCTCGTTGTAGGATTAACCATCTACCAACATTCAATGGATTTGGTAGCCTTACAAATTTATGCTTGGGGTATATCGAATACATCCCTAAAAGAACACTTATGCACATCTTATCCAATAATCGACTACTTAAAAGCTTCACAATA ttgttGCAGCTTACAAGTGGTAATAATATTGCGGTACATGATGGTGAATATGGAACCTTTAATGAGCTATTTCAGTGCTTACCCGTCATTCAACATCTTACTCTCTGTGTTTGGGACATTCAG TATTTCTACACAGGGGCAGTTCCACGAGAGGTTGTAACTACATTAGTCCATCTCAAATACTTATCCTTAGAAGAGATGTGTTTGTATGAGAATGATTGGTTTCGGTTTCTTCTACTTATACTCAGAAGCTCCCCAAACTTGGAGAAACTTAAACTAGGA AGGATAAGCGAAGAAGAGCGTTGGAAGTACGACTTTAATGATGACATAGACTCTGTTACAATGCAAGATGGTTTGGATATTTGGTTGGAACATTTGATTGAATTAGACTTTGCATATTTTGACGGTAAGAAGCCCGACTTGGACTTTGTGAAGCTTATTTTGGCAAAGTCACCTATTCTCAAGAAGGTCATATTAAGGGTTTACGATGAAGATGAAAGTTTGAAGTTGTTAGAAGCTCTCTTACCCTCTTCATGTGCATCTCCAACGGTTGAAATTTTTGGTTATTGGGAGAATTAA